The following are encoded in a window of Flavobacterium cupriresistens genomic DNA:
- a CDS encoding 2'-5' RNA ligase family protein: protein MMKKYSVVIYPSQAVIAAIKTMKELLKTKIDWYSSCNSVAHITICEFSLSESEIDKVKQKLFKVCDTFTPFQVSLDHFGAYENSGAFFIAPHENSKKELKPIMKKTQETLRSLKLKKSDDPHLSIGRKLTPENLKIASQLFTTIDLDFLCCEIVLRELDPIKKQFFVIDTFSFNGNEVAEFVQGSLF from the coding sequence ATGATGAAGAAATATTCTGTTGTTATTTATCCTTCGCAAGCAGTTATTGCTGCTATAAAAACAATGAAGGAACTTCTGAAAACTAAAATTGATTGGTACAGCAGTTGCAACTCAGTAGCGCATATCACTATTTGTGAATTTTCTTTAAGTGAATCGGAAATAGATAAAGTCAAACAAAAACTTTTTAAAGTTTGCGATACGTTTACCCCTTTTCAGGTCAGTCTTGATCATTTTGGCGCTTATGAAAATAGTGGCGCTTTCTTTATCGCTCCCCATGAAAATTCGAAAAAAGAACTCAAACCGATTATGAAAAAAACACAGGAAACATTGAGGTCTTTAAAACTGAAAAAAAGCGACGATCCTCATTTGTCAATCGGTAGGAAATTAACTCCTGAAAACTTAAAAATTGCTTCACAACTTTTCACCACAATCGACCTTGATTTTTTGTGTTGTGAAATCGTTTTGCGAGAACTTGATCCGATAAAAAAGCAGTTTTTTGTAATTGATACTTTTAGTTTTAATGGCAATGAAGTTGCTGAGTTTGTACAGGGGAGTTTGTTTTAA